One segment of Candidatus Bipolaricaulota bacterium DNA contains the following:
- a CDS encoding AEC family transporter, with protein sequence MVFLNVLLPVLLIAGGGFLFGRLVNRDPAILTKLVFYILTPSLIFHALYTRPVSGGELATVLLFVFLVHGTLFGLAHLGSRAAHLDRETRTAAVLTLSLSNTGNYGLPILLFAFGEQGFALGLLYILGHMAFQITFGVATASWRKGMPLWRLPVNLLKVPWIYAFGLALLLRGTGTELPLPVGEPIELLAQAAIPVQLLLLGIQLGQVQLRGLWREAIPLTAAKLIVPPLLAFGFATALGIHGLLRAVLIVEASTPAAVNSLILSLQYNRRPDLVSSVVFLTTVGNIATMGALLSFL encoded by the coding sequence ATGGTCTTCCTGAACGTCCTCCTCCCCGTCCTCCTCATCGCCGGGGGAGGGTTCCTCTTCGGTCGATTGGTGAACCGCGACCCGGCGATCCTCACCAAGCTCGTGTTCTACATCCTCACCCCGTCCCTCATCTTCCACGCCCTGTACACCCGCCCGGTTTCCGGCGGGGAGCTCGCCACCGTCCTCCTGTTCGTCTTCCTCGTCCACGGGACCCTGTTCGGGCTCGCCCACCTCGGTTCCCGCGCCGCTCACCTCGATCGGGAGACGCGGACGGCGGCGGTCCTCACCCTGTCTCTGAGCAACACCGGAAACTACGGGCTCCCGATCCTGCTGTTCGCGTTCGGAGAACAGGGGTTCGCGCTCGGGCTGCTGTACATCCTCGGCCACATGGCGTTTCAGATCACGTTTGGAGTGGCGACGGCGTCGTGGCGGAAGGGGATGCCGCTCTGGCGCCTTCCGGTGAACCTGCTGAAGGTCCCGTGGATCTACGCGTTTGGGCTCGCCCTCCTCCTGCGCGGAACCGGGACCGAGCTCCCGCTGCCGGTGGGAGAACCGATTGAGCTCCTCGCCCAGGCGGCGATCCCGGTCCAGCTTCTCCTCCTTGGGATTCAGCTCGGGCAGGTACAGTTGCGCGGCCTGTGGCGGGAGGCGATCCCCCTCACCGCGGCCAAGCTGATCGTTCCGCCGCTCCTTGCGTTCGGGTTCGCCACGGCGTTGGGAATTCACGGTCTCCTCCGTGCCGTCCTCATCGTGGAGGCGAGTACCCCGGCCGCGGTGAACTCCCTGATCCTCTCCCTCCAGTACAACCGCCGCCCCGATCTTGTCTCATCCGTGGTCTTTC
- a CDS encoding PHP domain-containing protein: MKACYADLHLHTTASDGTQTIDRLVTRAAAVGLSIIAVTDHDTISPELTRPTQFRNGIEVITGAEFKVDFDGIRGELLGYFIDPRAAALVELFSRMRRARDARMEEMVARCREVTGARIEIDEVRRLAAGSIGRPHLARILVQKGIVTTTREAFDTLIGSDKPCYVPIRKPNFREVAAAVHGAGGLTSIPHPCLMDVPDWGDFLSQVKGEGVDGVEVFYPYQDVSRPLSIPPEEIRAMAEKYGFLLTGGSDDHGPDSVKEQLGKVKLPCRYVERMREFCRG, from the coding sequence ATGAAGGCGTGCTACGCCGACCTCCATCTTCACACCACCGCCTCGGACGGGACGCAGACGATCGACCGGCTCGTCACCCGCGCCGCCGCGGTCGGGCTCTCCATCATCGCGGTGACCGATCACGATACGATCTCGCCTGAGCTCACGCGCCCGACTCAGTTTCGCAACGGAATCGAGGTGATCACCGGGGCGGAGTTCAAGGTCGATTTCGACGGGATCCGCGGCGAGCTCCTCGGATACTTCATCGATCCCCGCGCCGCCGCGCTCGTGGAGCTGTTCTCCCGCATGCGACGGGCGCGGGACGCCCGGATGGAGGAGATGGTCGCCCGCTGCCGCGAGGTGACCGGGGCGAGGATAGAGATCGACGAGGTGCGAAGGCTCGCCGCCGGGAGCATCGGGAGGCCACACCTCGCCAGGATTCTGGTGCAGAAGGGGATCGTCACCACCACGCGGGAGGCGTTCGACACCCTGATCGGGAGCGACAAGCCGTGCTACGTCCCGATCAGGAAACCAAACTTCCGCGAGGTGGCCGCCGCGGTGCACGGAGCAGGCGGCCTCACCTCGATCCCCCATCCCTGCCTGATGGACGTCCCCGACTGGGGAGATTTCCTCTCCCAGGTCAAGGGGGAGGGGGTGGACGGGGTCGAGGTCTTCTACCCGTACCAGGACGTCTCCCGCCCCCTGTCCATCCCCCCGGAGGAGATCCGCGCCATGGCGGAGAAGTATGGGTTCCTCCTCACCGGGGGATCGGACGACCACGGTCCCGATTCGGTTAAAGAACAGTTGGGAAAGGTCAAGCTCCCGTGCCGGTACGTGGAGCGGATGCGGGAGTTCTGCAGGGGGTGA